The DNA segment ccgacccttagcgaccccatggactgcagcctaccaggctcctccatccatgggattttccaggcaagagtactagagtggggtgccattgccttctccgccggccccattacttcatggcaaatagaaggggaaaaggtggaagtagtgacagatttcctcttcttgggctccaaaatcactgcggttggtgactgcagccatgaaatcagatgattgcttcttggcaggaaagcaatgacaaacctagacagtatgttgaaaagcagacacattactctgccaacaaaggtccaagtagtcaaggctatggtcttcccagtgggcaCGTACAGTTttaagagctggactgtaaagaaggaagaatgccaaagaattgatgccttcaaactgtggtgctggagaagactcttgaaagtcccttggacagcagggagatcaaccagtcaatcttaagggagatcaaccctgaatactcactgggaggactgatgctgaagctgaagctccagtattttggtcatagGATGTgcacagatgactcattggaaaagtccctgatgctgggaacgatggagggtgggagaagagggaatcagaggatgaaatgactggatggcatcactgatgccatgAACATGAAcacgagcaaactctgggagatggtgagggacagggaggcctggcatgctgcagtacacagggtcacaaagagttgtacaacaacaacaaggagtaCCATGATACTAAGTGAACAGGACAGGGCAGGAGGTGATATTTCCTGATTTTCAACTCACCACAATCTCCATCAGACTGCTTTTCCTGTTCTATAGTCTGTAAGTTAACAATCACATGGTATCTTGTGTAGATACCTTGCCGTATCTACATCAGATTCTACAGGATTGATAACAACCTCCCGCCCCCTAGGTAGGAATTGTGTCATAAATATTAATCtccctgagccttagtttcctcttctCCCAAGTAGCTATCTCACAGGACTGAGGTGGAGATTCAGTAGCACTTGCAAAGGCATCTCATGTGATGTATGGCACAAGCGCTCCAGAAATATTTGTTGCATCTCAACCTCTCTTTGCAATCTCCTTCAACAAGTCACACAGGCTTGAGTGCCTGGGTGTGGCTGTATTGGTTCTTGTCAATGACTACGATGATGTTAATGATCTTAGTTTccgaaccagggatcacacctgtgtcccttgctgtggaagtgcagagtcttaaccactgaaccaccagggaaatctctcgATTATTATTTATATGACTGTGTTGGATGAGGATTATTATCCTAGGCTCCTGTTGGATTTTCTCCCTTCATATCACACAAAAGGTTTGCATCAAATGAGGAGGACAGAATGGCCCCACGCTGGATTCAGCAATCCATAGAGGGCTTCAGCATAAGTCATACTCTTACTCCCTCTCTATCAGTTGGTACCTGTAAgcctattttacaaatgggaaaGTGGAGTCTTAGGTAAATTGCTAGTAAATTGCAGATCTGTCAAGACTCCAACACAGAGCTTAAGATAACATTGGGCCTGGGCTCCTTCCATTCCATGAAGCCACCTGCCAAAAGTCTACTTGAAAATAATCAATGGGTGGGATCTATGAGAAGGTGGGGGAACCAGACCTTGGTatttgtcagtcagttcagttcagtagctcagtcgtgtccgactcttcgagaccccatgaattgcagcaggccaggcctccctgtccatcaccaactcccagagttcacccagactcacgtccatcgagtcggtgatgccgtccagccatctcatcctctgtcgtccccttctcctcctgcccccaatccctcccagcatcagagtcttttccaacaagtcaactcttcgcatgaggtggccaaagtactggagtttcagctttagcatcattccctccaaagaaatcccagggctgatctccttcagaatggactggttggatctgcttgcagtccaagggactctcaagagtcttctccaacaccacagttcaaaagcatcaattctttggtgctcagccttcttcacagtccaactctcacatccatacatgaccacaggaaaaaccatagccttgactagatggacctttgtgggcaaagtaatgtctctgcttttgaatatgctatctaggttggtcataactttccttccaaggaataagcatcttttaatttcatggttgcagtcaacatctgcagtgatttgggagccccaaaaaataaagtctgacactgtttccactgtttccccatctattttccatgaagtgatgggactggatgccatgatcttcgttttctgaatgttgagctttaagccaacttttacactctccactttcactttcatcaagaggctttttagttcctcttcactttctgccataagggtggtgttatctgcatatctgaggttattgacatttctcccggcaatcttgattccagcttgtgtttcttccagtccagcgtttctcatgatgtactctgcatataagttaaataagcagggtgataatatacaaacttgacgtactccttttcctatttggaaccagtctgttgttccatgtccagctctaaatgttgcttcctgacctgcatacaggtttctcaagaggcaggtcaggtggtctggtattcccatctctttcagaattttccacagtttattgtgatccacacagtcaaaggctttggcatagtcaataaagcagaaatagatgtttttctggaactctcttgctttttccattatccagaggatgttggcaatttgatctctggttcctctgtcttttctaaaaccagctggaacatcaggaagttcacggttcacgtattgccgaagccttgcttggagaatttgagcattaatttactagcatgtgagatgagtacaattgtgcggtagtttgagcattctttggcattgggtATTTCTAGCTCTTGGTATTTGTCCACCTTTTGCTTCAGGGAATGAGTTGCTTTTGAATTCACAATACTCCTGCATTGAGGTAGTCTAGTTCCTTAAGGTCTCAGGTGACTTACTGGCtagccctgccctctgcccctcccctcaGTGTACTAAGTAAGTCACGCCCACTGGCTTTTCAGCCCTGGGCCAATTACCGCGCCCCATCCGGGTTCCTAGGACTGGGAACCGGGGCTCGTTACCAGGCAACTACTGGCCCCCAGGCTTCGCGGCGGATTTTCAGTTCGGTTATTCGCAGGTCCTCTTAACGGCTGCCAGCTGCGGGAGCCTAGTGCCCGGTCCCCCGTTGCCATAACAGCAGTATACAACGCCTCCTTCTCCCTTGTCCTCTACCAGACAGCTCTTCTCTCTCGGGGCCAGACCTCTCCACGACAGCTTCTGGTTGAGCAGAACCAGGGTCTGTGTCCCTTCTGCCAAAGAAGATTGAGTGGGAGGGTTGGAGCCTGCATGACCGGCTGGTGTCCAGGAGGGGACAGGGAAACGTGGGATGGAAGAGTTAGAAGAAAGAACTGGAGCAGGGGTCAGGGATGGAAAGGGAGGGGAGGTGAGATGTCGGTAGGGGATTTTGGAGAAGAAGGTGGCTTCAGGCAGAAGTGGGAAGAACTGGCGAACGGGGAGCCCAAGAAGCTGGACAACTAGCTGCTGGAGGAGTTGGAGCCACTGAGAGGGGCAGGGTCGTGGGGGTCTGGGAAAGCATCCAAGGGGAAGGGATCCTTGGTGGGAAGTATGAAGTGGAGGTTGGGAGTCAAAATGCTTTGTTCACAGGGATGAGGAAAGAAGCATGGCTGGCAAGAGATCCGGGGGGTGATAGGGTGATGGAAGGGGTACCCATTAATGGAGGTGAAGGAGGGAGCATTGGCTAACACCGAGATCATCTCTCTCAGGGCGAGGACCCAGCCTGATCTGACTCCAGAGCTTTCAGCAGGGAAGACAAATGTCAGATGAAGATGACCTGGAAGACTTTGAGACAGACCAGGATGATCTGGAAAGAGAAGATGatgagaaggagacagaggagtGGGAGGACtacaggaaggagggagaggagtcTGAGGATGTGAGAACTTGGAAGCGGAGGGGTCTGGGGTTAGGGGCTGGGGTTGGGCTGGAAAGGCATGCCTGAGTCCACTTCCTCCTGCAGTGGATATCCACGCCCCTCACAGAGGACATGATGAAAGAAGGGCTTTCTCTGCTCTGCAAGACGGGTAATGGACTGGCTCATGCTTACGTCAAGCTGGAGATTAAGGACAGGTGTGTTTATGGGGGACCAGAAGCAGGCCAACGTTGTGGGACCTAGTCTCCTTTCTCACCCTTCATCCTGGGTGTTTTGACTGAGTTTGGATCTCTGTCATCCTGAGCCAGCTAGGAGGGAAGGATAGAGTCTACCTCTCAGGATGCTGTGACCCCCTGCGTCAGAGCTGGCCTGCGGCATTGGAGGCTGTAAGGGGATAGGGTGGGGTGGAGATTCCAGCTGGACTCCCTTACTTGTCCTCCAGAGTGCCGGTTCTCAGCCCTTCACAGACACGAGGTGCCTGCTTACGGCTGAGAACCCAcctaccttctccttcccctccccaactCGCCCATCTGTCAGTTGCTCTTCTCTCCACTCTAAGCCATCTTCACGCTGCCTTCTGCTTTAGCACCTCTGACAGCCCTTGCTGGATTCTTAACCCTGAGCCAGCCTCTACTACCTCCTAGGGATCTGACAGACATCCACCTGTTGCGTTCCTACATCCATCTGCGCTACGTGGATGTTTCTGAAAACCACTTGACAGACTTGTCCCCACTCAATCACCTCACCCACCTGCTCTGGCTCAAGGCCGATGGCAACCAGCTTCGGAGTGCCCGGCTGAACGAACTGCCCTACCTGCAGATTGCCAGCTTTGCCTACAACCAGATCACCGACACAGAGGGCATCTCTCATCCTCGTCTGGCCAGCCTGGATCTCAAAGGTGGGGCCTTAGGATGGGCCTCCCACAATTCCTTCCTCGCCTGGGGCCAATAGCAGTGGGGAGCATGGCCCTTGGCTGTGCAACATAGCAACCTACATTATTCACTCACTAATTCAGACACCCGTGGTGGTTCACAATGACAGTTCTATGTGCTGGAGATATAggagtgaacaaaacaaagaaattctCTATTCTTGCATAGCTTACCTTCTAGTCAGGGAAGGCAGGCAATCATCGATGATcacaatatttaattttatttattttttggccacaccatgcagcattcaggatcatagttccccaagtagggattgaaccagtgcccctgagtggaagtgtggagtgttaaccactgaaccaccagggaagtcccaacgatcacaataaataagtaaacttttATAAAGCGTGTTAAAAGGAGATAAGCgttaaaaaagaacaacaaaaaaaaagggaaaagtacAATGGAAAAAATAGATCAGGGTAAAGGAaatgggtggggggaggtggcgaTTTCAAACAAGTTGGCTAGGACAAATGTCATTGGGAAGTTGACACCTGAGTGAAGActtgaaggaggagagggagttAGCTGTATGGATTGTGGGGCACCCCTCATTCATGCCTCAACGACTTAGGTGGGCACATCCCTTGTGCCCTTGGACCACCAGACCATCGCCCCAAGGCCCTGTGGGTGTTAAATCTGGAGCTGGCCCTCCTTGTATCCACCTGGCATTACAGAAGATGATGCAGAGGCTCTATTGCTGAACACTTGGGGTGGCCCTCTGAACCCTTCACACCCTCCTTCTCCTCAGGGAACCGCATCCACATGGTGACAGGTTTGGATCCCCAAAAACTGATCAGCCTGCACACGCTGGAGCTTCGGGGGAACCAGCTGAATAGCACCCTGGGAATCAACCTCCCTAAGCTGAAGAACCTCTTCCTGGTAGCGCCCTGGGTCACAGGGTGGTGGGTGCTGGAAAGGGGGCACTGTGCTGGGGGCCAGGATACCAGCTTCTagaaggtggtggtttagtccccaagttgtgtctgactcttgcagttctatagacagaggagtccgccaggctcctctgtccatgggattttccaggtacgaatactggagtgggttgccatatcctcctccaggagatatatcctccttcccgacccagggatcaaaccctcttctgcactgcaggtggattcttgaccactgagtcaccagggaagtctggcttcTAGTGGACTCACCTACTAACTTCATCATCCTTAT comes from the Bubalus kerabau isolate K-KA32 ecotype Philippines breed swamp buffalo chromosome 1, PCC_UOA_SB_1v2, whole genome shotgun sequence genome and includes:
- the LRRC23 gene encoding leucine-rich repeat-containing protein 23; the encoded protein is MSDEDDLEDFETDQDDLEREDDEKETEEWEDYRKEGEESEDWISTPLTEDMMKEGLSLLCKTGNGLAHAYVKLEIKDRDLTDIHLLRSYIHLRYVDVSENHLTDLSPLNHLTHLLWLKADGNQLRSARLNELPYLQIASFAYNQITDTEGISHPRLASLDLKGNRIHMVTGLDPQKLISLHTLELRGNQLNSTLGINLPKLKNLFLAQNMLKKVEGLENLSNLTTLHLRDNQIETLSGFSKEMKSLQYLNLRGNMVADLGELAKLRDLPRLRALVLLDNPCTDENDYRQEALVQIAHLERLDKEFYEEEERAEAEEIRQRMKEEQEQEAEVEPESELDQSST